In the genome of Limnobaculum zhutongyuii, one region contains:
- the kdpE gene encoding two-component system response regulator KdpE, with translation MTQTPLSILIVEDEKEIRRFVRAALENESCRVYESETLQRGLMEAATRKPDLIILDLGLPDGNGLDFILDLRQWSSVPIIVLSARIAEEDKVQALDAGADDYLVKPFGISELMARVRVALRHRSGNAKDEPVICFSDISVDLVNRQVLKAGEAIHLTPIEFRLLAELLANTGKVLTQRQLLNSVWGPNSVEHGHYLRIYMGHLRQKLELDPARPKHLLTEIGVGYRFMP, from the coding sequence ATGACCCAAACCCCACTATCGATTCTTATCGTAGAAGATGAAAAAGAGATAAGGCGTTTTGTCCGGGCTGCACTGGAGAATGAAAGTTGCCGGGTTTATGAAAGTGAAACGCTGCAACGCGGACTGATGGAAGCCGCTACCCGTAAACCGGATCTGATTATTCTGGACCTGGGGTTACCCGATGGTAATGGTTTGGACTTTATTCTCGATCTGCGCCAATGGAGTTCGGTGCCGATCATCGTACTTTCAGCCCGTATTGCTGAAGAGGATAAAGTCCAGGCGCTGGACGCGGGTGCCGATGACTATCTGGTGAAGCCTTTCGGTATCAGTGAATTAATGGCTCGAGTACGCGTTGCATTGCGACATCGCTCCGGCAATGCTAAAGACGAACCTGTTATCTGCTTTTCAGATATCAGCGTTGATTTAGTCAATCGTCAGGTACTCAAAGCGGGAGAAGCCATTCATCTGACACCCATTGAATTCCGCCTGCTGGCGGAGCTTTTGGCAAATACCGGCAAAGTATTAACCCAGCGCCAGTTGCTCAACAGCGTTTGGGGGCCCAATAGTGTTGAACATGGCCATTATTTACGCATCTATATGGGGCACCTGCGGCAAAAGCTGGAGCTGGACCCTGCCCGTCCAAAACATCTGCTGACTGAAATCGGAGTTGGCTATCGTTTTATGCCTTGA
- a CDS encoding aminotransferase-like domain-containing protein produces MSDNHDLSLYLQVADGVVESIRRGVLQAGDRLPSIRHAARNRNVSINTVLAAYRNLEDRGVIEARPQSGYYVRARLPEVHKTAMPVTPVSSPKLEVLDLIDMVFAAQQNPKFTDISLACPVGEEFYPAKKLSRILNQLLRSKPDMIGTYSLPPGSLRLRQQIARRTPLLGMSLSADEIILTHGCLEALQLALRAVTKPGDCIGLESPTYFYMISMVAMLGLNAIEIPTDSQHGISVDAVEALLKEKKIDVLMLMPSVQNPLGCSMPIEDRQRLAKLLNQYQVPMIEDGLYSELQFSGDLQPAVKAFDKDGWVIFCTSFTKTLAADFRIGWMSGGRFAEKLRRLKALSSMSEPTILAETLGQFLTTGGYDHHLRGLRKRYAFQMQEARGLIARYFPQGTRATQPSGGFVIWVELPLNVDGVKLFHAALAEHISLTPGMLFSPSGRYANAFRLSCCYTFNEHYIAAIKRVGELACEMALSPEDIKA; encoded by the coding sequence ATGTCAGATAATCATGATTTATCGTTATATCTGCAGGTTGCTGATGGTGTTGTTGAATCAATTCGTCGTGGCGTCTTACAGGCAGGGGACAGGTTGCCTTCAATTCGGCATGCGGCTCGTAATCGTAATGTGAGTATTAATACGGTACTGGCGGCTTATCGCAATCTGGAAGATCGCGGTGTTATCGAGGCTCGTCCTCAGTCGGGGTATTACGTCAGAGCACGTTTGCCGGAGGTACATAAAACGGCGATGCCGGTGACCCCCGTCTCTTCCCCTAAGCTGGAAGTGCTGGATTTAATTGATATGGTTTTTGCTGCGCAACAGAACCCTAAATTTACGGATATCTCTTTAGCCTGTCCGGTTGGTGAAGAGTTTTACCCGGCAAAAAAACTGTCTCGTATTTTAAATCAATTATTACGCTCCAAACCCGATATGATTGGTACTTATAGTCTGCCGCCAGGCAGCCTGCGTTTGCGGCAGCAAATTGCCCGCAGAACGCCTTTGCTGGGAATGTCCCTTAGCGCTGATGAGATTATATTGACCCATGGTTGTCTGGAAGCATTGCAACTGGCGCTGCGCGCGGTCACCAAACCGGGTGATTGCATTGGCCTGGAGTCACCTACTTATTTCTATATGATATCCATGGTGGCGATGTTGGGGCTGAATGCGATAGAGATTCCAACCGACTCACAGCATGGCATTTCGGTTGATGCCGTTGAGGCATTGCTGAAAGAGAAGAAAATCGATGTTCTGATGTTAATGCCCAGCGTACAAAATCCGTTGGGATGCAGTATGCCAATCGAGGATCGGCAGCGTTTAGCAAAGCTGCTCAATCAATATCAGGTTCCAATGATTGAGGATGGGCTTTACTCCGAACTACAGTTCTCTGGCGACCTGCAGCCAGCGGTCAAAGCGTTTGATAAAGACGGTTGGGTGATCTTTTGTACCAGTTTTACCAAAACGCTGGCGGCGGACTTTCGTATTGGTTGGATGTCCGGTGGGCGTTTTGCCGAAAAACTGCGCCGGTTAAAAGCGCTCTCATCCATGTCTGAACCCACGATTCTGGCGGAGACGTTGGGGCAATTTTTGACCACCGGTGGATACGATCATCATTTGCGCGGGCTGAGAAAACGCTATGCCTTCCAGATGCAGGAAGCTCGGGGATTGATAGCCCGTTATTTTCCACAGGGAACCCGAGCCACTCAGCCTTCGGGAGGCTTTGTTATTTGGGTAGAGCTTCCGTTAAATGTGGATGGGGTAAAGCTATTTCATGCCGCATTGGCAGAACATATTAGTCTGACGCCGGGAATGCTGTTTTCACCCAGCGGGCGCTACGCGAATGCGTTTCGTCTCTCCTGCTGTTATACGTTTAATGAGCACTATATTGCGGCCATTAAACGAGTCGGTGAATTAGCCTGTGAAATGGCATTAAGCCCGGAAGACATCAAGGCATAA
- a CDS encoding AraC family transcriptional regulator has translation MPGEQRFASTESHPDSILFFRSEEVNANTEFLAHSHNWGQIICVKSGVFALNIGGQRFLAPCGFAIWIPAGMEHSSYNRRPTRFRSINIAARFCAGMPEQPCVLNMGAICSAIVESCFERNVMVPVNHADRRLCRVLVDQLLVAPVQHTWLPGSDDKYLAPVLQALEANPSDNTSLAQWAKRVYTTERTLARRCNQELGMSFSEWRQRLRFLYGISLLEQGKTVQEVALEVGYSSASAFIAMFQHNAGTTPERYRRG, from the coding sequence ATGCCCGGAGAACAGCGTTTTGCATCGACAGAATCGCATCCTGACAGCATTCTGTTTTTTCGTAGCGAAGAGGTGAATGCCAATACGGAGTTTCTCGCTCATTCTCACAACTGGGGGCAAATCATCTGCGTAAAGTCAGGGGTGTTTGCCCTGAATATTGGTGGACAGCGTTTTTTAGCGCCTTGTGGCTTCGCTATCTGGATCCCAGCCGGTATGGAACACTCCAGCTATAACCGCAGGCCAACCCGATTCCGTTCCATTAATATTGCCGCTCGTTTTTGTGCCGGAATGCCGGAGCAACCCTGTGTGTTAAATATGGGAGCCATATGCAGTGCGATTGTTGAATCCTGCTTTGAACGCAATGTAATGGTACCGGTAAACCATGCGGATCGCCGCCTTTGTCGGGTTCTGGTGGATCAGCTATTGGTCGCGCCGGTTCAACATACCTGGCTGCCCGGCAGCGATGATAAATATCTGGCGCCCGTTCTTCAGGCGTTGGAGGCCAATCCATCAGATAATACTTCACTGGCCCAATGGGCAAAACGAGTCTATACCACCGAACGTACGCTGGCTCGTCGTTGCAATCAGGAGTTAGGAATGTCATTTAGTGAGTGGCGGCAGCGTTTGCGTTTTCTGTATGGCATTTCCCTGTTGGAACAGGGAAAAACCGTACAGGAGGTGGCTTTGGAGGTTGGTTACAGTTCCGCATCGGCGTTTATTGCGATGTTTCAGCATAATGCCGGAACAACTCCAGAGCGTTATCGACGTGGGTAA
- a CDS encoding DMT family transporter, whose product MAYLFPLLAVLIWAINAIVNKLSAGAIDPAAISFYRWALALLIMTPFILPGVIRRRKSIYPYWWKLLILGFLGMALYQSLAYYAAYTISALTIGIFVSLIPLLTVLLSIVILKTPPTLGVLIGGLLSFCGLVWLISGGNPAGLLSIGVGKGELMMLTAATAYALYGVLTKLWSIPLSNWQSVYIQSFFGMMLLLPDFLMTDDISLNAHNIPLVLYAGIPASVIAPFVWIQGVMKLGASKAALFMNLTPVITAVIAIIFLREPLHSYHIVGGTISLIGVILAQRLHIPLGKTKPKVSLVEIERK is encoded by the coding sequence ATGGCCTACCTGTTCCCCCTGCTTGCCGTTCTTATCTGGGCAATTAATGCCATTGTTAATAAGCTGTCGGCTGGCGCTATTGATCCTGCGGCAATTTCATTCTACCGCTGGGCATTGGCCTTACTTATCATGACCCCTTTTATTTTGCCGGGCGTCATTCGCCGCAGAAAGAGCATCTATCCCTACTGGTGGAAGCTGCTAATCCTTGGCTTTCTGGGAATGGCGCTGTATCAAAGTCTGGCCTATTACGCGGCCTACACCATCAGCGCATTAACCATTGGTATCTTTGTTTCGCTGATCCCATTGCTGACGGTATTATTAAGCATTGTTATTCTGAAGACGCCGCCAACGCTGGGTGTACTTATCGGTGGTTTGCTCTCTTTTTGTGGCCTGGTATGGCTGATTAGCGGAGGCAATCCTGCTGGTCTGTTATCCATTGGGGTTGGTAAGGGCGAACTGATGATGCTAACCGCCGCCACGGCCTACGCGCTGTATGGTGTGTTAACCAAGCTCTGGTCAATTCCGCTGTCGAACTGGCAATCGGTTTATATTCAATCCTTCTTTGGCATGATGTTGTTGTTACCCGATTTTCTGATGACCGATGATATTTCGCTAAACGCACATAATATTCCATTAGTTCTGTATGCCGGTATTCCCGCCTCAGTCATCGCACCTTTTGTCTGGATTCAGGGAGTGATGAAACTGGGAGCCAGCAAAGCTGCACTGTTTATGAACCTGACACCGGTCATCACCGCCGTTATCGCTATTATTTTTCTGCGTGAGCCACTACACAGTTACCACATTGTTGGCGGTACCATCTCACTGATTGGCGTTATTCTGGCGCAGCGTTTACATATTCCTTTGGGGAAAACCAAGCCAAAAGTCTCTCTTGTTGAGATAGAAAGGAAATAG
- a CDS encoding deoxycytidylate deaminase, with product MERHEYYMNIAIAVRKKANCLGRKVGGVMVKDNRIISTGYNGTPEGIKNCTDGGCVRCRDRAAYKASVGYDVCICVHAEQNAIISAARFGNPVEGSVVYSTLRPCFDCTKSMLQAKVQAIYYLHDWKHPIGELQEQYELLQSQFPGGVHQVAMEDPEADWANGVTLSGT from the coding sequence ATGGAACGACACGAGTATTATATGAATATCGCCATTGCCGTACGTAAAAAGGCTAACTGCCTTGGGCGCAAGGTTGGTGGTGTGATGGTCAAAGATAACCGAATCATCTCAACCGGTTATAACGGAACACCGGAAGGAATAAAGAACTGTACTGATGGTGGCTGCGTCCGCTGTCGAGATCGTGCCGCCTATAAAGCCAGTGTTGGTTATGATGTTTGTATCTGTGTTCACGCTGAGCAAAACGCTATTATTTCCGCTGCACGTTTTGGCAATCCGGTTGAGGGTTCAGTCGTTTATTCCACATTACGCCCTTGCTTTGATTGTACCAAGTCGATGCTACAGGCCAAAGTTCAGGCGATTTACTATCTTCACGACTGGAAACATCCAATAGGAGAGCTGCAGGAACAGTATGAACTGCTGCAATCACAGTTTCCGGGCGGAGTACATCAGGTCGCGATGGAAGATCCCGAAGCTGACTGGGCTAATGGCGTAACGCTGTCAGGCACCTGA
- a CDS encoding single-stranded DNA-binding protein, whose product MASRGINKVILVGNLGQDPEIRYMPNGGAVANITIATSESWRDKQTGEQKEKTEWHRVVIFGKLAEIAGEYLRKGSQVYIEGSLQTRKWQDQSGQDRYTTEVVVNIGGVMQMLGGRQGGGEGQSAQGSWGQPQQPQQSQAQASRPAQQQSAPMQQNEPPMDFDDDIPF is encoded by the coding sequence ATGGCCAGCAGAGGCATCAATAAAGTAATTCTAGTCGGAAATCTGGGTCAGGACCCGGAAATTCGTTATATGCCTAATGGTGGTGCGGTGGCGAATATTACCATTGCGACTTCTGAGAGCTGGCGTGATAAGCAAACCGGTGAGCAAAAAGAAAAAACCGAATGGCACCGTGTGGTGATTTTCGGCAAATTAGCCGAAATTGCAGGTGAATACCTGCGTAAAGGTTCACAGGTTTATATCGAAGGTTCTCTGCAAACTCGTAAGTGGCAAGACCAGAGCGGTCAGGATCGCTACACCACTGAAGTTGTGGTTAACATTGGCGGCGTAATGCAAATGTTGGGTGGCCGTCAGGGCGGCGGTGAAGGTCAGTCAGCTCAGGGTAGCTGGGGCCAACCACAGCAGCCGCAGCAATCACAGGCGCAGGCATCTCGTCCGGCTCAGCAACAAAGCGCACCAATGCAGCAAAATGAACCACCAATGGATTTTGATGACGATATCCCGTTCTGA
- a CDS encoding tellurite resistance TerB family protein — protein MNNWLQQIQSILGQKSNGENRESGGLNDLLMPGVLGGLAGLLLTNKSSRKMVGSAGKNALVIGGGAVLGAVLWNKYKQRVKETQQQDAPFDSQPTPVDQRARRLVQALVFAAKSDGHIDEQEQQAINNQIHQLGIGEQAEQWVQQAIEQPLDPQTLAYGIKNEEEALEVYLLSCAVIDIDHFMERSYLDELARALKIPDDVKQGIAQELHANPNA, from the coding sequence ATGAACAACTGGTTACAACAGATTCAATCAATACTCGGACAAAAAAGTAATGGAGAAAACCGTGAGTCCGGAGGATTAAACGATTTATTAATGCCGGGTGTATTAGGTGGTCTGGCTGGTTTACTGTTAACCAATAAATCCTCCCGCAAGATGGTAGGAAGTGCCGGTAAAAATGCACTGGTGATTGGCGGTGGTGCCGTGTTAGGGGCGGTGCTTTGGAATAAATATAAACAGCGCGTTAAAGAGACTCAGCAACAGGATGCGCCGTTTGATTCTCAGCCAACGCCGGTGGATCAACGGGCTCGTCGACTGGTGCAGGCACTGGTTTTTGCCGCCAAAAGTGATGGTCATATTGATGAGCAAGAACAGCAGGCGATTAATAATCAGATTCACCAGCTAGGCATTGGTGAGCAAGCCGAACAGTGGGTACAGCAGGCCATTGAACAACCTCTGGATCCACAAACTCTGGCCTATGGCATCAAAAACGAAGAAGAGGCATTGGAAGTCTACCTGCTAAGTTGTGCGGTGATTGATATTGACCACTTTATGGAACGCAGCTATTTAGATGAGCTGGCCAGAGCGTTAAAAATTCCTGATGACGTTAAACAGGGAATTGCTCAGGAGTTGCACGCGAATCCAAATGCCTGA
- the uvrA gene encoding excinuclease ABC subunit UvrA encodes MDKIEVRGARTHNLKNINLVMPRNKLIVVTGLSGSGKSSLAFDTLYAEGQRRYVESLSAYARQFLSLMEKPDVDHIEGLSPAISIEQKSTSHNPRSTVGTITEIHDYLRLLFARVGEPRCPTHNITLAAQTVSQMVDNVLTLPEGTRLMLLAPVIKDRKGEHIKTLENLASQGYIRARIDGEVCDLSDPPKLELQKKHTIEVVVDRFKVRDDMAQRLAESFETALALSGGSAVVADMDDNKAEEMVFSANFACPVCGYSMRELEPRLFSFNNPAGACPTCDGLGVQQYFDPERVVQNDELSLAGGAIRGWDRRSFYYFQMIRSLSEHYKFDVEAPFNSLPENVRKVILNGSGKENIEFKYVNDRGDTTVRKHPFEGVLNNMERRYKETESTAVREELAKFISNRSCTSCGGTRLKEEARHVFVENTTLPEISELSIGDAMKFFGALSLQGQRAQIAEKILKEIGERLSFLVNVGLNYLSLSRSAETLSGGEAQRIRLASQIGAGLVGVMYVLDEPSIGLHQRDNQRLLDTLIHLRNLGNTVIVVEHDEDAIREADHVIDIGPGAGVHGGNVVAEGTMEDIMKVPESLTGQFLSGKRKIEIPKQRVAADARKVLKVIGATGNNLKNVTLTVPVGLFTCITGVSGSGKSTLINDTLYPVAQRQLNGATGDEVAPYKEITGLEHFDKVIDIDQSPIGRTPRSNPATYTGIFTPIRELFAGVPESRARGYNPGRFSFNVRGGRCEACQGDGVIKVEMHFLPDVYVPCDQCKGKRYNRETLEVKYKGKNINEVLEMTVEDAREFFDVVPALSRKLQTLMDVGLSYIRLGQSATTLSGGEAQRVKLAKELSKRGTGHTLYILDEPTTGLHFADIEQLLTVLHQLRDQGNTIVVIEHNLDVIKTADWIVDLGPEGGSGGGQILVSGTPETVAECAESHTARFLKPILEKG; translated from the coding sequence ATGGATAAGATAGAAGTCCGGGGCGCCCGCACCCATAACTTAAAAAACATCAATCTGGTCATGCCGCGCAACAAGCTTATTGTTGTTACCGGGCTGTCCGGGTCAGGTAAGTCATCACTGGCATTTGATACCCTGTACGCTGAAGGGCAGCGCCGCTACGTCGAATCCTTATCAGCTTATGCTCGTCAGTTCCTGTCGCTGATGGAAAAGCCGGATGTAGACCATATTGAAGGTCTTTCCCCGGCGATTTCTATTGAACAGAAATCAACCTCCCATAACCCGCGTTCTACCGTGGGTACCATTACTGAAATTCACGATTACCTGCGCCTGCTGTTTGCCCGCGTGGGTGAACCACGTTGCCCTACTCATAATATTACGCTGGCCGCCCAAACGGTTAGCCAGATGGTAGATAACGTGCTGACCTTGCCGGAAGGCACCCGCCTGATGCTACTGGCGCCGGTGATTAAAGATCGTAAAGGCGAACACATTAAGACGCTGGAAAATCTGGCGTCTCAAGGTTATATCCGCGCACGAATTGATGGCGAAGTGTGTGATCTTTCCGATCCGCCAAAGCTGGAACTACAGAAGAAACATACCATTGAAGTGGTGGTTGACCGTTTCAAAGTACGCGACGATATGGCACAACGACTGGCAGAATCATTTGAAACCGCACTGGCCCTCTCCGGTGGCAGCGCGGTAGTTGCCGATATGGACGACAACAAAGCAGAAGAGATGGTGTTCTCCGCTAACTTTGCCTGTCCAGTCTGTGGTTACAGTATGCGTGAACTGGAACCGCGTCTGTTCTCATTCAACAACCCGGCTGGTGCCTGTCCGACCTGTGATGGTCTGGGCGTTCAGCAATATTTTGATCCGGAACGCGTAGTACAAAACGATGAGCTATCACTGGCTGGTGGCGCCATCCGCGGTTGGGATCGCCGCAGCTTCTACTATTTCCAAATGATTCGCTCATTGTCTGAACACTACAAATTTGATGTGGAAGCGCCGTTTAACAGCCTGCCGGAAAACGTCAGAAAAGTGATTCTCAACGGTTCAGGCAAAGAGAATATTGAGTTTAAATACGTTAACGATCGCGGTGACACCACCGTACGTAAGCACCCGTTTGAGGGTGTGCTGAATAATATGGAACGCCGTTATAAAGAGACGGAATCCACCGCTGTGCGTGAAGAGCTGGCTAAATTTATCAGCAATCGTTCTTGTACTTCCTGTGGCGGTACCCGCCTGAAAGAAGAAGCGCGTCACGTATTCGTAGAGAACACAACCCTGCCGGAAATTTCTGAGCTCAGCATTGGTGATGCGATGAAATTCTTTGGGGCGCTGTCATTACAGGGCCAACGGGCACAAATCGCTGAAAAAATTCTGAAAGAAATTGGTGAGCGACTGAGCTTTTTGGTTAACGTCGGTCTGAATTACCTTTCACTCTCCCGTTCGGCAGAAACCCTGTCCGGTGGTGAGGCTCAGCGTATCCGTCTTGCCAGCCAAATCGGTGCCGGCCTGGTTGGCGTAATGTACGTGCTGGATGAACCTTCTATCGGTTTACACCAGCGCGATAACCAACGTCTGTTGGATACGCTGATTCATCTACGGAATCTGGGCAATACCGTCATTGTGGTTGAACATGATGAAGACGCCATTCGTGAAGCGGACCACGTCATTGATATTGGTCCGGGAGCCGGTGTTCACGGTGGTAACGTGGTGGCTGAAGGCACCATGGAAGACATCATGAAGGTTCCGGAATCGCTGACCGGGCAGTTCCTGTCAGGTAAACGCAAAATTGAGATCCCTAAACAGCGCGTGGCGGCAGATGCCAGAAAAGTACTGAAAGTGATTGGCGCAACAGGAAATAACCTGAAAAACGTTACGCTAACGGTTCCTGTTGGTCTGTTTACCTGTATTACCGGTGTTTCCGGTTCAGGAAAATCTACCCTAATTAATGATACTTTATATCCGGTCGCTCAGCGCCAGCTTAATGGTGCAACCGGTGATGAAGTAGCGCCTTACAAAGAGATTACTGGTCTGGAGCACTTCGATAAGGTTATTGATATTGACCAAAGCCCTATCGGACGTACGCCTCGTTCAAACCCAGCAACTTATACCGGTATTTTTACACCGATTCGTGAGCTGTTTGCCGGTGTCCCTGAATCCCGCGCTCGTGGTTATAACCCAGGTCGTTTCAGTTTCAACGTTCGTGGTGGTCGCTGTGAGGCCTGTCAGGGCGATGGCGTAATTAAAGTTGAAATGCACTTCCTGCCGGATGTGTATGTTCCTTGCGATCAGTGCAAAGGTAAACGCTATAACCGCGAAACCCTGGAAGTAAAATATAAGGGTAAAAACATCAACGAAGTGCTGGAGATGACGGTTGAAGATGCCAGAGAGTTCTTTGACGTAGTGCCAGCCCTGTCACGCAAACTGCAAACATTAATGGACGTTGGCCTTTCCTATATTCGTTTAGGTCAGTCCGCCACTACGTTATCTGGTGGTGAGGCTCAGCGGGTGAAGCTGGCAAAAGAGCTTTCCAAACGCGGAACGGGTCATACTCTGTATATTTTGGATGAACCCACCACCGGTTTGCATTTCGCCGACATTGAACAACTGCTTACGGTGCTTCATCAGCTACGGGATCAGGGCAATACGATCGTGGTTATTGAGCATAATCTGGACGTGATTAAGACCGCCGACTGGATTGTCGATCTGGGTCCGGAAGGGGGAAGTGGCGGAGGTCAAATTCTGGTTTCCGGCACCCCGGAAACCGTAGCCGAGTGCGCCGAATCGCATACCGCGCGCTTCCTGAAGCCCATTCTGGAAAAAGGCTAA
- a CDS encoding LemA family protein, giving the protein MSFSSHFRWLAMSLLALMLTGCNYNEIQTQDENVTASWSEVLNQYQRRADLIPNLVSTAKGYAAHEADVFKQVSDARSRIGSTEQNMTAPDSEEAMRAFQQSQAQLGSALSRLLVIRESYPDLKANEMFSNLMTQLEGTENRIAVARQRYIKAVQDYNLEIRRFPGLITAKLLGYKTKQNFLPENSEQISTAPSVDFSPAGSDRR; this is encoded by the coding sequence ATGTCGTTCTCTTCTCATTTCCGTTGGCTGGCCATGTCGTTGCTGGCTCTTATGTTAACCGGGTGTAATTACAACGAAATCCAAACTCAGGATGAAAATGTCACGGCCAGCTGGTCTGAAGTTTTAAACCAATATCAGCGCCGTGCTGACCTGATCCCTAATCTGGTTTCTACCGCGAAAGGCTATGCCGCCCACGAAGCAGATGTGTTTAAACAAGTTTCTGACGCTCGTTCAAGAATTGGTTCTACGGAACAAAATATGACGGCACCGGATAGCGAAGAAGCCATGCGCGCTTTCCAACAGTCACAGGCTCAACTGGGTAGTGCCTTATCCCGCCTGCTGGTTATCAGAGAAAGTTATCCTGACCTGAAAGCGAATGAAATGTTCTCTAACCTGATGACCCAGTTAGAAGGTACAGAGAATCGAATCGCCGTTGCCCGTCAGCGCTATATTAAAGCGGTTCAGGATTACAACCTGGAGATCCGCCGCTTCCCCGGGTTAATTACCGCCAAGCTATTAGGATATAAAACCAAGCAAAACTTCCTGCCGGAAAACAGTGAGCAAATTTCAACGGCACCAAGCGTTGACTTCTCTCCTGCAGGCAGCGATCGGAGATAG
- a CDS encoding TPM domain-containing protein has translation MRRLVLFGLFFLSLLANAAPIAMPPLQQQVTDLTATLSADNIRTLTQQAANLEKNTGHQLAVLIVDTTGDETIEQYAIRVFDQWQLGKKNVDDGILLLVAKSDRTVRIEVGYGLEGDLTDLQSSQIINRLILPSFKQNDYNRGIALAVEAIIYQLSPEYKNEASSQQAHSQPDTEPVDEGRSVLWLAALVMLSSLFRKLSLLKKMFFTGLTLTIGVLLFQLLVNHVVVWLDLLLSFGLGAIGTLVAPMIMNALLRGGGRGGGGFGGGRGGGFGGGGGFSGGGGRSGGGGASGRW, from the coding sequence ATGCGCCGTCTGGTACTGTTTGGACTGTTTTTTCTGTCACTGTTGGCAAATGCGGCACCGATTGCTATGCCACCATTACAACAGCAGGTAACAGACCTGACTGCTACGCTGTCGGCAGACAATATCCGTACCCTGACTCAGCAAGCTGCTAACCTGGAAAAAAACACCGGCCATCAGCTTGCTGTACTGATTGTCGACACCACCGGTGATGAAACCATTGAACAATACGCCATCCGCGTTTTTGACCAGTGGCAACTGGGTAAGAAAAATGTCGATGATGGCATACTGCTTCTGGTCGCTAAGTCTGATCGAACGGTGCGAATTGAAGTCGGTTATGGTCTGGAAGGCGATCTGACCGATCTTCAGTCCAGCCAGATTATTAATCGTCTTATTCTTCCAAGTTTCAAGCAGAACGACTATAACCGGGGAATAGCGCTGGCTGTAGAAGCTATCATCTATCAGTTGAGTCCTGAATACAAAAATGAAGCCTCTTCCCAACAGGCTCATTCACAACCTGATACGGAACCTGTTGATGAAGGTCGTTCTGTCTTGTGGTTAGCCGCACTGGTCATGCTATCCAGTCTGTTTCGCAAACTTTCCCTACTAAAAAAGATGTTTTTTACCGGCCTGACACTAACCATTGGCGTGCTGCTATTCCAGCTCCTTGTTAATCATGTCGTGGTCTGGCTGGATCTGCTTTTATCATTTGGCCTGGGTGCTATTGGTACTCTGGTTGCCCCAATGATAATGAATGCCTTACTCAGAGGCGGTGGTCGTGGTGGAGGCGGATTTGGTGGAGGCCGTGGCGGTGGTTTTGGCGGCGGCGGCGGATTCAGTGGTGGTGGAGGTCGTTCCGGCGGCGGTGGTGCATCTGGCCGCTGGTAA
- a CDS encoding bactofilin family protein: protein MFGKKTSKYEMTGTQSQSLTSNVSSTASGSESKVYSDSIDVRNRCTIIARNASFVGDIEDSGDIQIYGKIIGNINITEGSIRIMNTGYVKGQLNAPEIIIDGQVHGSCYAENIDILEHGMLRGTSCCENIAIKRGGVFVGQSEEWTPKEVPLTRVTKDVIEELEVQNELIITSDDDSNDKL from the coding sequence ATGTTTGGGAAAAAAACATCTAAATATGAGATGACAGGCACTCAATCACAATCGTTGACCAGTAACGTTTCAAGTACGGCTTCAGGTAGTGAGTCAAAAGTCTATTCAGATAGCATTGATGTGCGCAATCGCTGTACGATCATTGCCAGAAATGCCTCATTTGTTGGTGATATTGAAGACAGTGGTGATATCCAGATTTATGGCAAAATAATCGGTAATATTAATATTACTGAAGGTTCTATCCGCATCATGAATACCGGGTATGTTAAAGGCCAACTGAATGCCCCTGAAATCATTATTGATGGTCAGGTTCATGGTAGCTGTTACGCTGAGAATATCGATATTCTTGAACACGGTATGTTACGTGGCACCAGCTGTTGTGAAAACATTGCCATTAAACGCGGTGGCGTTTTTGTGGGTCAATCAGAAGAGTGGACGCCAAAAGAAGTTCCGTTAACTCGCGTCACTAAAGATGTGATTGAAGAATTAGAAGTTCAGAATGAGTTAATTATCACATCAGATGATGATTCAAACGATAAGTTATAA